Part of the Candidatus Zixiibacteriota bacterium genome is shown below.
AAAATAGCGGGGGCTGGATTTGAACCAGCGACCTTCGGGTTATGAGCCCGACGAGCTACCAGACTGCTCCACCCCGCATCGAAGTCATCAAATATATAAGTTTAATCTGTCCTGTCAAGCAATCATATTAATATAACCCAAATAATGACCGCCGGCAATCTATTTAAGTAAAATCCTGAAATACAAAGAGTTCAGTCGCGGTCTCGGTAATTAGTTGAATCTCGCGCTGTTTAATTGTATTATACAACTCAATACGAAAGCTGAAAGTGACTCATTAGATGTTTTGTTGAAAAAGTATATCTGTTCACTATGTACTACTTCATAAACGGATTCAAACACCTGCCCGGAAAAAACTGTGTTACCACCGCATTACGAAATATCCTCAACTTTTACCATAAGCTGATGTCCGAGGAGCTGATCTTCGGTCTCTCCGGAGGGCTCGGATTCTACTACAAGGAACTCGAAGGTTTTCCGAACCCGTTTATCGGTGGATCCGCAAGCGGGTTGGTCCAGAGGTTCTGTGACTATATGGGGCTGAAGCTGTACGAACTGCGCAAAGAAGATCCGGAGGCGGCTCACAAGTCGATGATCGGTAAGATCATGTCCGATTTGCCGGTAATCATCCAAATCGATCTCTATTACCTGGATTATTTCAGCAGTAAATTTCACTTCCCCCTGCATCGCCTGATACCGGTGGGTATTGACGATGAGTATGTCCATGTGGCCGATACCGGTTACCGCTCAATAAAGAAGACCGATATCGGACGATTCAAGCAGGGGCGTGTTTCGGATTATCCGCCGGGAAGTCCGGGAAATTTGCAATTGTTCATTGAAAAGCCTCAGGATGAGCTGCCAATCATCGAAAACCTGTGGGAGGTGATTGCCGACAACGCTGGCCGGATGATCTATTCCATAGATGCTAACGGCCTTGAAGCACTGGAAAGATTTACCAGTGACCCGGATAAATTTAATGATCTC
Proteins encoded:
- a CDS encoding DUF4872 domain-containing protein encodes the protein MYYFINGFKHLPGKNCVTTALRNILNFYHKLMSEELIFGLSGGLGFYYKELEGFPNPFIGGSASGLVQRFCDYMGLKLYELRKEDPEAAHKSMIGKIMSDLPVIIQIDLYYLDYFSSKFHFPLHRLIPVGIDDEYVHVADTGYRSIKKTDIGRFKQGRVSDYPPGSPGNLQLFIEKPQDELPIIENLWEVIADNAGRMIYSIDANGLEALERFTSDPDKFNDLEYLYIQIERAGTGGALGRLMYRDFLSEANLYRPHPNLVEAYELYSEVVDIYQRVVNGIKKGQRESFDKDIGKTFLLEKKAVETLLSLPVE